Part of the Streptomyces sp. f51 genome is shown below.
TCTGGCCGTAGCCGAGCAGCCGCTGCGCCGAGACGCGCGCCCGGTCGAGCGGACGGCCGTGATGGCGCCCGCGGAAGCTGGACCAGGTGCCGTTGTGGAAGAAACCGGACGTCAGCGTCTTGCACAGCGCGGTGAGCGGGGTGTGCGCGAAGTCGGCGTAGTAGCCCTGGGACTCCCCGGTCAGCGTGGTGTGCAGCGCGTGGTGGAAGTCGTCGTTCCACTGCGCGTGCAGCCCGAGACCGCCCTCCTCGCGGGAGGTGATGAGCCGGGGGTCGTTGAGGTCCGACTCGGCGATCAGGAACAGTGGCCGGCCCAGATCACCGGCGAGCGCGTCCACGGCCGCCGACAGCTCCTCCAGGAAGTGCAGCGCCCGGGTGTCCCGCAGCGCGTGCACCGCGTCGAGCCGCAGTCCGTCCAGACGGTAGTCGCGCAGCCAGGCCAGCGCACTGCCCACCAGATAGGCGCGCACCTCGTCCGAGCCGGGCGCGTCGAGGTTCACCGCGGAGCCCCAGGGCGTCTGGTGGGTGTCGGTGAAGTACGGCCCGAACGCGGGCAGATGATTGCCCGACGGACCCAGATGGTTGTGCACGACGTCGAGGACGACACCGAGGCCCAGTTCATGGGCCCGGTCGACAAAGCGCTTCAGCGCCTCGGGACCGCCGTACGGCTCGTGCACCGCCCACAGGGAGACCCCCTCGTACCCCCAGCCGTGCCGGCCGGGGAACGGGCAGAGCGGCATCAACTCGACGTGCGTGACGCCCAGTTCGGCCAGGTGCCCGAGGCGGTCCGCCGCCGCGTCCAGCGTGCCCTCGGGCGTGTACGTCCCCACGTGCAGTTCGTAGAGGACCGCGCCCGGCAACGGGCGTCCCGGCCAGTCGGCACGCCACGCGTACCGGCCCTGGTCGACCACCGCGCTCGGTCCGTCGGGGCCGTCCGGCTGGCGGCGCGAGCGGGGATCGGGCAGCACCGGCCCGTCGTCCACCGCGAACCCGTACCGCGTCCCGTCCTCCGCCTCCGCCTCGCCCGTCCACCATCCGGCACGCCCCGGCTCGCGCTCCAACGCGCTCGTGACACCGGCGCAATGGAGCGTCATCCGGTCGGCCCGCGGTGCCCACACCTCGAATCGCATGGACGCTTCCCCCTTGTCGGCTCGCAGTGACCCAGCACGTCCATGGTGCTCCACGGGAGATCAATTCGCTTTCGGATCCACCCTTTTGCCGCGTGTTCGTCGCCCTTTGGTCGCGCGAACGGCCGCACCCGGTCCCACCAGCCGTTTCCGGGTCTTCTGGACACCTTGTCGTTACTGCCCGACAATCACGAACGTGACGTCGTCCTTCGAGTTCCATCCGTACCCCGCGCGGCTGTCCGACGCGGAGCGCGACCGGGCGCTCAAGTCCCTCCGTGACGGCGTCGCCCTCGGCCGTCTCTCGCACGACACCTTCATCCACCGCATGGAACTGGCGCTGGCCGCACGCCGCTCCGACGAACTCGCCGTGCTCACCGCCGACCTGCCCGCCGACGGCGAGGTCACCGGGCGGCGCTGGTCGAAGCGGGTGTTCGGCACGGTGGAGGCCGTCTCCGGCTTCACGGTCCGGCTGCGCCGGGCCTGGCAGGCCGAGCGGCTGCCCAAACTCCAGCTCCCCGACCCGGGCGACAGCTATCCGCTGCTCATCGGCCGCGACCCCGCCAGCGGACTGCGCCTCAATCACGAGACCGTCTCCCGCGTGCACGCCGAACTGCGCCGCCAGGGCGGCGCCTGGGTGCTGCGCGACCTCGGCTCGACCAACGGTACGACCGTCAACGGACGCCGCGTCATCGGCGCGTCGGTCGTGAAGGACGGCGACCAGGTCGGCTTCGGCCGCATGATGTTCCGCCTCGCCTCGGCCTGAACCGCGGCTCGCCGCGGTGGACCGGGGGCGTGTCCGCGCGCCCGGCGGCCTTACGGGGACCGGCTTTCGGTGTCCGCCGCCCAACATCCTCGCGCTCCCGCGGTGTTGACGTACCCCCGGAGTCCGTGACTGACTGTGTGTACTTCATGTACATCTGGTGAAACGACGGCACGTACGAGTGGAGGTGTGCTCTGCCGCCACTGCGCCGTTACCCCACCGTCGACGAACTCGGCGCGCGCGCCGCCGCGCTCGTCGCCCGGCACCCCGAGGACGCCCGGCTGCGCCGCGTGGGCACCTCCCGGGCCGGCACACCGATGCTGCTCCTGTCCGTCGGACACGGCGGCCGCCAGGCCCTCGTCGTCGCCGGACCGCACGCCAACGAACCCGTCGGCGGAGCGACCGCCCTCCGGCTCGCCGAACGGGCCCTGGCGGACCCGCGTCTGACCGAGGGCGCGGACGCCACCTGGAACCTGCTGCTCTGCCTCGACCCCGACGGCTCCCGCCGCAACGAGGCCTGGCTCCGGGGCCCTTACACGCTCGGCCACTACTTCCGGCACTTCTTCCGGCCCGGCTTCCGCGAACAGCCCGAGTGGCTGCCCGACGGCGCGGAGGCCGCCGCCCTGCCGGAGACCCGGGTCCTGCTCGGACTCCAGGACGAACTGCGGCCCTTCCTCCAGTGCTCCCTGCACGGCGTCGACGTCGGCGGCGCCTTCGTCGAGCTGACCCGCGACCTGCCCGGGCTCTCCCGGCGTCTCGCGCACAGCGCGGCCCGCCTCGGCATCCCGCGCGAACTCGGCCCGTACGACACCCTGTACTGGCCGGAGCTCGGCCCCGCCGTCTACCGTGTCCCGCCGCCGCGCTCGGGTGACCTGGCCGCCGCCATCACGGAGGCCGCGGTCGACTCCACCTGGTTCCACCCCCAGCGGCACGGCACGGTCACCGCCATCGTCGAGGCGCCCATGTGGGGCGTCGGCGCCGTCGAGGACCCGGCGCGCCCCGCCGACCCCGACCCGGCGCTGCGCTCCGTGAGCCGGACCCTGCGGCACGACACGGGGATCCTGGAGGACATCCTGGCCCGGGTGCGCCCCGGCCTCGGCGACTCGCCGGACGTGACTTGCCTGCTCGCCCCGGTCGACGACTATTTACTGGTCGGCCCCGGACTCGCCGACTCATGGGACCCCGACGTCCGCGACGCCGGGACCCGGGCGCTGCCGCCGCTGGACATCGCCCGGCTCACCGCCCTGCGCCTCGCCGGGCGCCGGGTCGCGCTGCGCACCGCCGGGCTGCTGCACCAGCTCGTCACCGCCTCCGGCAAGGACCCGTCCGGCGCGCTGCCCGAGCTCGACCGGCTGATCGACACGTGGTGCGCCGACTACCGCGACGGCTGCGGAGCGCGCTGGATCCCGGTCGCACGCCAGGTCGAGTACCAGGCTCGGGTCGTCCTCTCCGCGTTCGAACTCGCGGGCCGCCACACGGGAGTACGTCCCCGTTCGGGTGACTCCGGCTGGACCGCGCGGGCCAGGGTGCCGATGCACCGGGAATGACGAGAACCCTTCGAGCGATCCGCGTCGCCCTCCTGGTCCCGCTCGCGCTCCTTCTGGCGGGTGCGGCCCCGTCGGCCCACGCGTCCCCCCGGCACGGCCTCCATGGCGACTGGCTGAGCCTCGCCGTCACCCGTGGCGACGCCCGGTCGAGCGACACCCGTGGCGTCCTGCTGCTCTGCGACCCGCCCCAGGGTCACGCCCACGCGGCCAGGGCCTGCCGGCAACTCGCCGCCGCCGGCGGGAACATCGACCGCATCCCGCGCCGGACCGGTGTCATGTGCCCGATGCTCTACGCCCCCGTGACGGCGTCCGCGCACGGCCGATGGAACGGCCACCGGGTCGACTTCACGCGCACGTTCTCCAACTCCTGTGTCATGAAGGCCCGGACGGGCGCGGTGTTCGACCTGACGAGCTGAGTCAGGCCGCGCCCTCCCGCGCGTGGCGGGCGGCCGCCAGCACCGTACGGGCCTGGTGCTCGACCTGGTTCTCCAGCGGCACCCACCGCGCGCGGAAGCGTTCGGCGAAGGCCTCGCTCCAGCCGGCGACCAGCTCCTCGAGGCGCGGTGCCTCCCGGTCGTCGGCCTCCTGGAGCACGCGCAGCAGCATCGACGCGGCCCGCAGCGGGATCCGCCGGCCGAACGCGTCCACGCTGCCCACGTACGCCATCGTCGAGTCCACGGGGGGCGGCTGGGACCAGTCGGCGGCGAGCCCCGGCACCAGGTCGAGCGCCCACTTCGCGGCCCGCAGCAGGGGGCCCTCGGGCCCCCGCAGCCGGGGCAGGGCCCGGCCGAGCACCGCCTCCACCTGATCGGCGTCCGTCACCAGCCGCTGGGCCAGGCGCCGCATCGCCGCCGCCGGAGCCGGGTGCGGCGCCGGATCGTCCACCAGGTCGCTGGCCCACATAGGGACCTCCACGACGGCCGTCAGACCGCCGTACCGGTGGGCGTGGTACCAGGTGCTGTGCCGGGCGTCGTCCGGCATGCTCGGGTACGCCGCGTCCGAGCCGGGGGCCGGCATCACATGCACCCCTGGCCCCGAGGCGGGCCAGCCCGCCGCGTCCGAGGCGGCCGTCTCCACCGGGATGTGCAGCTCCGCCGCGGACTTGGCGAACGGTTCGGCCAGACCCGGGATGTCCTTGGTCAACTGCACCCAGCTGCCGCCCAGATCGGTTCCGTGCAGGGTCACCTGGAGGTAGGGCCGCACCTCGTCGATGACCCCGGTCAGCACCCGGGTCTCCGGCGGGAGCCGGTCGGGCGGCAGCACGGAGGGCGACCACTCCGGCTGCTCGGGCCCGGCCGGACGGAAGAAGCCCAGGTGGTAGTCGAGGAGGGTCCGCGGCGCGGGGGTCACATGCAGGCTCGCCCCGTCGGGGTCCGCGCAGAGCAGGAAGTGCCACGCGGTGTCCCTGCGCAACTCCCGCCGGAACAGCGTGCGTTCGGCCAGGGACAACAGGGTTGAGCCGCCTGTCGGTTCGTTGGCGTGGGCTCCGGCCACGACGAGGACCGCACGCCGGGCGTGGCCGACGGACAGCAGGTGGAGGGGTCGGCCCGCGCGTGAGGTGCCCACTTGCCTGAGGACGCACAGGTCGGGCCGGTGGGCCGCCAGCGCCGAGGCGGACGACACGATTTCGGCCACACTGGGGTAGCGCAACTCCGGCAGATGACTCACCCCCGACTTGTCCGCCCTGCGTCGCTTTTGGCAGTACTCCACGGTCTCGGAGAACTGTCAAGGAGGCCTCGGGGCGGCCCCGGGAGAGCCCGGGTGGCATTTTCCGGCGGCAAGGGGCAGCGGCGGATGCGCCCGTCCTCCCGGGCCGGGGCGGGCCGCGTCCCGCAGGCCTGCGGCTCGTCCCGGCGGGAGCCCGCGAGGGGCTGTTCGGCGCGGGGCGCCCGGCGTACGCCCCGCGCCCTCGGCGGGCGGGCAGGTGTGACGTACACGATTCACTCGTCCGGGTGTACGCGAACTGCGGTTCCCCGCGGGCGGTGTTCGACTCGGAACGACCGCGCGCGGGTCCGGCGCGCAGACCCGAGGTGGTGGCCCGCGGTGCTGTGTCCACACGGCCTTCCCGTCGAAGGCCCCCCGACGACGAACCCCACGGGCCCACCGGCCCCACCCGCGGAGGGCGCGCCGGCCGCGCCCTCCGCGGGCCGCACCCCGGCGCCCCCGGCCGGCGGCGGCCCCGCTCCGGGGTCCGCGGGCTCCACCGATGGACACGGGGCGGCTCGCGCCGGCTCGTCACCGACCAGGACCGGCGGGACCGTACCTCGTCCGCTTCCGGTGGGACCGACGGGACCGGGACCGGCTCCCTCCCCGTGCACGGCGTTCGATCACCAAGGCGTCCCGCCGTACGCACCGCCCCGTGGGTCCTTCGCGCGCGCGGGCGCCCCGGGCAGTCTGCTCGACCTGGAGACCCGGCGTGACCCGCAGCCGCTGTACCGCTCCCTGCGCGGCGCCTTCCCGCTGGTCCACGACGAACCGTTCGGGGCCTGGCTGGTCAGCCGGTACGCCGATGTGCGGGCGGTGCTCCGGGACCCGCGGTTCGTGGCGCCCGAGCCCGGACCCGTACCGCCGCACGCGGGCGCGTACCGGGCCGCCCTGGCCTCGGTGCGGGGGGACCGGGTGGCGGCCGCGCTGCGCGCGGGCGCCCAGCGCACCGCCCACGTCCTCGCCAGCCGCCTGGCGTCCCGTCAGGAGGCCGACCTCGTCGCCGAGTTCTGCCAGTGGCTGCCCGCCGCGGCGGCCGTCGCCGCGCTCGGGCTGCCCTACGAGGACACCGCCCGCGTGCACGCCTGGTGCCGGACCGGACTCGACCACCTCGGCGGTCACCGCCCCGGCCTCGACGCCTGTCTGCGGCCCCACATCGCCCGCCGCCGCGCCCACCCCGGCGACGACCTGCTGTCCGTGCTGTGCGCGCCCGGCCCCGACGGCGAGCCGCTGCCGGACGAGGCCGTGACCGGGATCGCCGGGACCGTGCTCGGCGCGGCGGGCGAGACGACGGCCCGCGCCCTAGCGTCGTTCCTCGCCAACCTCCTCGACCACCCGCGCCAACTCGACCTGATCCGGGCCCGTCCCGAGCTGACCGGCGCGGCCTGGGCCGAGTCGCTGCGTCGCGACCCGCCGTTGCAGATCGTGCCCCGCCGCACGCTCGAACCGATCGGCCCGATACCCGCGGGCGCCACCGTGGCGTGTCTGCTCGGCGCCGCGGGCCGCGACCCGGCCAGGTTCGCGGACCCGGACCGCTACGACATCTTCCGCGCGGACCCGGGCGACCTCGCGCACGGCACCGGAGCGCACCACTGCCCGGGTGCCCCGCTGGCCCGGCTGACGGCGGAGGCGGGGCTGAACGCCCTGCTGACCGTCCTGCCGGGCCTGCGCAGGGCCCCCGGGCCCCGGCCGCGCCCCGATGGCCTGGTCAGCCGCTCTCCCCGGACCCTCCCGGTGTGTCTGCGCTGACGCGCTCCAGCAGCGCGACGGGTGCCGTGCCGAAGAGGTCCGCCACGCGCACGTGCCCCGTGAACTCCCGCCCCGCCGGACCGGAGGGGAGCACATCGGTCCACCGCCCCGGTGGAAGCACGAGCACGGTGTCCCGCCAGCCGCCCGCCTCCGCGAGCACCAGCGACAGCCGGGTGACGGCCGTGATCACCTCTCCCGACCGCGCGAACGCCACACAGTGCTCGGCCGCCGGCCCCTCGGCCGACAGCGGCGCGTACGTCGCCGACGCGCCGAAGACACCGGGCCTGCGGGCGCGCAGGCGCAGCGCGGCGGCCGTCAGCGCCGGCTTCTCGGCCGACGGCTCGCGCGGGGCGAACGGCTCCCGGTTGTCCGGGTCCACCAGCGCCCGGTATTCGTCCTCCGTGCCCTGGTACACGTCCGGCACCCCGGGCATCGTCAGATGGACCAGGGCGGCCCCCAGGACGTTCGCCCGCACATGCGGGGCCAAGGAGGCCCGCAGGGCGTCCACGTGCCGTCCAGGGGGCCCGCACGGCCCGTCGGAGACGAACGCCGCCACCGCGTCCTCGTACGCGGGATCGCGCTCGGTCCAGGCGGTGCGCGTCCCGGCCTCCCTGACGTGCTTCAGCAGGGCGCCCTGTACGCGCTCCGTACGGGCCGCGGCCGTCTCCTGCCCGGCGGCCGGGCCGAGGCCGAACACCGTCTGCCAGGCCGCCCACGCCACCGTCGGGTCGGGGGTCCCCGGTCCCTCGTCGGTCGCCACCGCCAGCACCTCGGACCAGGTCTCCGGGCACTGGGTGAGCACGGAGACGGCGGCGCGCACGTCCGCGCTGCGCTTGGTGTCGTGGGTGGACAGGACGGTTCCGGTGGCGGGCCGGTCGTGCTGCACGCGCGCGCAATGGGCGTGGAAGTCGTCGGGGGACATCGCGGGGCGGCCCGGGTCGCCGCCGACCTCGTTCGCCGACAGCAGCGGCACATAGCGGTAGAACGCCGTGTCCTCCACGGACTTGGCGCGCAGCGCCGACGAGGTCTGCGCGAACCGGGCCCGGAACGCGGCCTCCCCGGGCCCGTCGCCGTCCCGGGCGAGCAGCAGATCCCGTACGAGATCCACGGCGTGCGCCTCCTCGGGCACCCCGAACGCCGACCTGGCCTCGGCGGCGGCCCGTTCGGTGAGCACCTGGGCCGCGTCCGTCGACGGATAGGGCCGGTACACCTCCATCCGGACCAGGAGCTCGCGCAGCGCGGTGCGCAGGGCCCACGGGGCGTGGTCGCGCGCGGCGGGGTCGGGGGAGGCGGCGCACAGGGCGCTCACCTCGCGGGTGAGGCGTTCGGTCTCGGCGGCCAGTTCGTGGGTGATCACCTTGTAGGCGGCCCGGCGCACCGTGCTGTCCCAGTGGCCGCCCCGGTCGGCCTGGGGGCCCGCGAAGCGCCGGTAGCGGCCGAGCAGCCGGCTCGCGCCCGTCCCGTCCGTGAAGAGGCCGTCGACGTACCGCAGCGCGTCGTAGCCGGTGGTGCCCGCCACGGGCCAGGCGGGCGGGAGCGGCTCGCCGTCGGCGAGGATCTTCTCGACGACGATCCAGCGGCCGTCGGTCGCCTCGTGCAGCCGGCGCAGATAGGTGTCCGGGTCGGCCAGTCCGTCCGGGTGGTCGATCCGCAGTCCGTCGATCACGCCGTCGGCGACGAGCTCCAGGATCTTCGCGTGGGTCGCCGCGAACACCTCGGGGTCCTCCACGCGCACCCCGATGAGCTCCGAGATGCTGAAGAAGCGCCGGTAGTTGAGCTCGGTGCGGGCCAGCCGCCACCAGGCGGGGCGGTACCACTGGGCGTCGAGCAGCTCGGGCATCGGCAGTCCCGCGGTGCCCTCGCGCAGCGGGAACACGTGGTCGTAGTAGCGCAGTATGTCGCCGTCGACCTTCAGCTGGCCCGTCTCGGCGCCGAGGCGGTCCCCGAGCACCGGCAGCAGCACCCGGCCGTCCTGGGCGTCCCAGTCGATGTCGAACCAGCGCGCGTACGGGGACCGGGGGCCCTCGCGCAGCACCTCCCACAGGGCGTGGTTGTGGCGCGGCGACATCGCCATGTGGTTCGGGACGATGTCCACGACGAGACCGAGGCCGTGCTCGCGCGCGGTGCGTGCCAGGGACCGCAGCCCTTCCTCACCGCCGAGTTCGGCCCGTACGCGCGTGTGGTCGACGACGTCGTATCCGTGCGTCGAGCCGGGGACGGCCTCGAGGACGGGGGAGAGGTGCAGGTGGGAGACGCCGAGCGAGGCCAGATAGGGCACGGCGGCCTCGGCGCGGCGGAAGGGGAACTCGGGCTGGAGCTGGAGCCGGTAGGTGGCGGTCGGCACGACGGGGGCGAGGGGGCCGGGGACGACCGAGTCCGCGATCGCCGGTTCGGGGCGCTCAGGTGTCATGCGACTCTACGTACCCGTCCGGCCGCCTTTCTGACAGCGCGGCCCGCACAAGGGCACGCACGGCCCCTTCCCGCGCGCGGGGGACCGGCCGGGACGGTTTCGCCCCCCGCGCGCGTGGGCCGCGAGGCCGGCCCTCGCGCGCGGGGCGGAAAGCGGCCCTCCTAGGCGGGCCGCTGAAGCACGGTCAGGCTCCGGTCGACCAGCGTCAGGCGGTCGCCGGCCGTGACCTTCGCGCCCGTCCCCGGGGCCACGCCCTCCGGCAGGGACGTGTCGACGACGACCTGCCACTGACGGCCGTGGTCGGCGGGGACGACGAAGTCCAGGGACTTGGGTGAGGCGTTGAACATCAGCAGGAAGGAGTCGTCGGAGATGCGCTCCCCGCGGGCGCCCGGCTCGGAGATCGCGTTGCCGTTGAGGAACACGGACAGCGCCCGGGCCTGCGCGGATCCCCAGTCGTGCTGGGTCATCTCCTGGCCCTCCGGGGTGAACCACGCGATGTCGGAGAGCTCGTCGTGGGTGCCCTGGACGGGCCGCCCGTGGAAGAAGCGCCGCCGCCGGAAGACGGGGTGGTCCCGGCGCAGCCAGACCATCGCGCGCGTGAAGTCGAGGAGCTCGCAGTCCTCCTCGGGCCAGGGCACCCAGGCCAGCTCGCTGTCCTGGCAGTACGCGTTGTTGTTGCCGCCCTGGGAGCGGGCGAACTCGTCGCCGTGGCTGAGCATCGGCACACCCTGGGAGAGCATCAGGGTGGCGATGAAGTTGCGCCGCTGCCGGGCCCGCAGCGCCAGCACGTCCGCGTCGTCCGTCTCGCCCTCGGCGCCGCAGTTCCAGGAGCGGTTGTGGCTCTCGCCGTCCCGGTTGTCCTCGCCGTTGGCCTGGTTGTGCTTGTTGTTGTACGACACGAGGTCGTTCAGGGTGAAGCCGTCGTGGCAGGTCACGAAGTTGATGGAGGCGAGCGGACGGCGGCCGTCGTCCTGGTAGAGGTCGGAGGAGCCGGTCAGCCGGGAGGCGAACTCGGCCAGCGTGCGCGGCTCCCCGCGCCACAGGTCGCGCACGGTGTCGCGGTACTTGCCGTTCCACTCGGTCCACAGCGGCGGGAAGTTGCCTACCTGATAGCCGCCCTCGCCGACGTCCCAGGGCTCGGCGATCAGCTTCACCTGGGAGACCACCGGGTCCTGCTGGACGAGGTCGAAGAACGACGACAGCCGGTCCACCTCGTGGAACTGGCGCGCCAGGGTGGCCGCGAGGTCGAAGCGGAAGCCGTCCACGTGCATGTCGGTGACCCAGTAGCGCAGCGAGTCCATGATCAGCTGGAGCACGTGCGGCGAGCGCATCAGGAGCGAGTTGCCGGTGCCCGTGGTGTCCATGTAGTAGCGGGGGTCGTCCGCCAGACGGTAGTACGAGGCGTTGTCGAGGCCCCTGAAGGAGAGCGTCGGGCCCAGGTGGTTGCCCTCGGCCGTGTGGTTGTAGACCACGTCGAGGATGACCTCGATGCCGGCCTCGTGCAGGGCCCGGACGGCCGACTTGAACTCCAGCACCTGCTGGCCCCGGTCGCCCCAGGAGGCGTACGCGTTGTGCGGGGCGAAGAAGCCGATGGTGTTGTAGCCCCAGTAGTTGCTCAGGCCCATGTCGGACAGCCGGTGATCGTTCACGAACTGGTGCACGGGCATCAGTTCCAGTGCCGTGACGCCCAGTTCCGTCAGGTGTTCGATGATCGCCGGATGGGCGAGTGCCGCGTAGGTGCCGCGCAGCTCGTCCGGGAGGTCCGGGTGGAGCATCGTCAGGCCCTTCACATGGGCCTCGTAGATCACCGTGTGGTGGTACTCCGTCCGGGGGCGCCGGTCGTCGCCCCAGTCGAAGTAGGGATTGACCACGACGGACGACATGGTGTGCGGCGCCGAGTCGAGGTCGTTGCGCTTGTCGGGTGACCCGAAGGGATAGCCGTACACCTCCTCGCCCCAGCCGATGGAGCCCGCGATCGCACGCGCGTACGGGTCGAGCAGCAGCTTCGCCGAGTTGGCGCGCTGCCCGCGCTCGGGCGCGTACCGCCCGTGCACCCGGAAGCCGTAGCGCTGTCCCGGCATCACGCCGGGCAGGTACGCGTGCCGCACGAACGCGTCGGTCTCCCGCAGTTCCACGGCCGTCTCCGAGCCGTCGTCGTGCAGAAGGCACAGCTCGATACGGTCGGCGGCCTCCGAGAAGACCGCGAAATTGGTACCGGCACCGTCGTACGTGGCACCGAGTGGATACGCCTCGCCAGGCCAGACCTGCATGGATATGACTCTTCCAGTAGTGCCGTGCCCCTGGGGGCGAGTCCGAGCCGAGTCTCCCCGATATTGATGGAACCTCCTATGACTTACATCCCTCTTACCCCGCGACCAGGCATATCTCGTATGCCGAACCAGTGGGACTCAAACGACTCCTGGGGATGTAGGGGGAGTAGGGGGAAATGTGCGCAAGATAGTGCACCGCCATCTGGGCAAGGTGGTGGCGGGTGCGGCCATCGCGGTGGCGGGGACGGCCGTGATGATCGGTGTCACCCTTCCGGGGTCGGCGGGGGCCGACGAATCGGGCGGAACGAGCGGGGGCGCCGGGACCGCGCAGCAGACGGGGCAGGACGGGCCCAACGGTGCCGTGCGGCCCGGAGTCGTCGAGCGGGCGCCGGCCGAGGGGCAGAAGGGCAAGGGCCGCGACCCCCTGACCGACGACGAGATGCGGCGCGCCGAGCAGATCGCGGTGAACCGGCAGCTGTTCGACTCCAGTGAGAACGTCGAGGGCGCGCGCGGACCGCAGCGCATCGGCGTCGACCTCTCGGAGCCCGACACGGCCGATCTGGACAACCCGAACGCGCCGCGCCGCGCCGACCTCACGTTCTACGACTACAAGGACGACACGCTCGTCACCAAGACCGTCGACCTCGACACCGGGAAGGTCGAGCAGACGGGCGTCCAGCACGGCGTGCAGCCGCCCATCAGCCGTGACGAGATGACCGAGGCGGCCAGGCTGCTGATCGCCGATCCGCTCGGCGCGGGCCTCAAGGCCGACTTCAAGGACGCGACCGGCAAGGAACTCACCTCGCCCGACCAGCTGATGCTGAACAGCATGGTCTACCGCGCCACACCCGGCGCCCAGCCCGCCGTCCTCGGCGCCTGCGGCGAGCACCGGTGCGTCCGGCTCTTCCCGAAGGTCAAGAACGGGCCCTGGATCGACAGCCGTGACCTGGTGATCGACCTGAGCGCCCGCAAGGTCGGCAAGCTCGGCTGAGCGCCGCCCTTCTCTCCTTCCCACCTTCACAGCTTTCCGCAAGGAGTCGTCTCTTCATGCGTGTCAACAGAAACAGCCGTGCCCGCAGCCGGGCGGCCGTGGGCCTCTCGGTGTTCGCCCTGGCCGCCGGCGCCACGACGGCCGCGGGACCGGCCGTCGCCCAGCCGAGGTCCGCGCCCGCGCCTGCGCCCGCGTGCAGCTCCGCGTACCAGATAGAACAGAAGCTCTCCACCGGCACCACCTGGCGGATGTGCTGGCACTACGAGAGCGAGGCCGGGCTCGTCCTGGAGAACATCTCCTACCAGCCCCCCGGCGAGGCCGCCCCGATCAAGGTCCTCAGCACCGCCAAGCTCGGCCAGATCGACGTCCCCTACGACGACGGCTCGGTCGAGTACAGCGACCTGACCGGCGCCGGCTTCGGGCAGGGCCTGGTCGACATGGTCCCCGACGAGTGCCCCGGCGGCGCCATCAAGACGGTCAAGGTCCCCGATGCCTGGGACCCGCAGCACGCGAACGTCAAGGGCCTGTGCACCACGACCCGTTCGCGCGGT
Proteins encoded:
- the treZ gene encoding malto-oligosyltrehalose trehalohydrolase; protein product: MRFEVWAPRADRMTLHCAGVTSALEREPGRAGWWTGEAEAEDGTRYGFAVDDGPVLPDPRSRRQPDGPDGPSAVVDQGRYAWRADWPGRPLPGAVLYELHVGTYTPEGTLDAAADRLGHLAELGVTHVELMPLCPFPGRHGWGYEGVSLWAVHEPYGGPEALKRFVDRAHELGLGVVLDVVHNHLGPSGNHLPAFGPYFTDTHQTPWGSAVNLDAPGSDEVRAYLVGSALAWLRDYRLDGLRLDAVHALRDTRALHFLEELSAAVDALAGDLGRPLFLIAESDLNDPRLITSREEGGLGLHAQWNDDFHHALHTTLTGESQGYYADFAHTPLTALCKTLTSGFFHNGTWSSFRGRHHGRPLDRARVSAQRLLGYGQTHDQIGNRAQGDRLSAALSPGLLACAAALTLTAPFTPMLFMGEEWGAGTPWQFFTDHTDPELAEAVRRGRRREFAAHGWAEEDVPDPQDPATRNRSCLDWSEPERAPHARLLAWYRELIALRRGQADLSDPDLAAVRVAHDPGARWIAVRRGDVRVTVNLGKDPAAIPLGIRRARVLAAWDPVEAPGQDGVLTVPGESCVVLTQA
- a CDS encoding DUF1707 and FHA domain-containing protein gives rise to the protein MTSSFEFHPYPARLSDAERDRALKSLRDGVALGRLSHDTFIHRMELALAARRSDELAVLTADLPADGEVTGRRWSKRVFGTVEAVSGFTVRLRRAWQAERLPKLQLPDPGDSYPLLIGRDPASGLRLNHETVSRVHAELRRQGGAWVLRDLGSTNGTTVNGRRVIGASVVKDGDQVGFGRMMFRLASA
- a CDS encoding M14 family zinc carboxypeptidase; the encoded protein is MPPLRRYPTVDELGARAAALVARHPEDARLRRVGTSRAGTPMLLLSVGHGGRQALVVAGPHANEPVGGATALRLAERALADPRLTEGADATWNLLLCLDPDGSRRNEAWLRGPYTLGHYFRHFFRPGFREQPEWLPDGAEAAALPETRVLLGLQDELRPFLQCSLHGVDVGGAFVELTRDLPGLSRRLAHSAARLGIPRELGPYDTLYWPELGPAVYRVPPPRSGDLAAAITEAAVDSTWFHPQRHGTVTAIVEAPMWGVGAVEDPARPADPDPALRSVSRTLRHDTGILEDILARVRPGLGDSPDVTCLLAPVDDYLLVGPGLADSWDPDVRDAGTRALPPLDIARLTALRLAGRRVALRTAGLLHQLVTASGKDPSGALPELDRLIDTWCADYRDGCGARWIPVARQVEYQARVVLSAFELAGRHTGVRPRSGDSGWTARARVPMHRE
- a CDS encoding SSI family serine proteinase inhibitor codes for the protein MTRTLRAIRVALLVPLALLLAGAAPSAHASPRHGLHGDWLSLAVTRGDARSSDTRGVLLLCDPPQGHAHAARACRQLAAAGGNIDRIPRRTGVMCPMLYAPVTASAHGRWNGHRVDFTRTFSNSCVMKARTGAVFDLTS
- a CDS encoding M14 family zinc carboxypeptidase, which produces MSHLPELRYPSVAEIVSSASALAAHRPDLCVLRQVGTSRAGRPLHLLSVGHARRAVLVVAGAHANEPTGGSTLLSLAERTLFRRELRRDTAWHFLLCADPDGASLHVTPAPRTLLDYHLGFFRPAGPEQPEWSPSVLPPDRLPPETRVLTGVIDEVRPYLQVTLHGTDLGGSWVQLTKDIPGLAEPFAKSAAELHIPVETAASDAAGWPASGPGVHVMPAPGSDAAYPSMPDDARHSTWYHAHRYGGLTAVVEVPMWASDLVDDPAPHPAPAAAMRRLAQRLVTDADQVEAVLGRALPRLRGPEGPLLRAAKWALDLVPGLAADWSQPPPVDSTMAYVGSVDAFGRRIPLRAASMLLRVLQEADDREAPRLEELVAGWSEAFAERFRARWVPLENQVEHQARTVLAAARHAREGAA
- a CDS encoding cytochrome P450 — translated: MGPTGPGPAPSPCTAFDHQGVPPYAPPRGSFARAGAPGSLLDLETRRDPQPLYRSLRGAFPLVHDEPFGAWLVSRYADVRAVLRDPRFVAPEPGPVPPHAGAYRAALASVRGDRVAAALRAGAQRTAHVLASRLASRQEADLVAEFCQWLPAAAAVAALGLPYEDTARVHAWCRTGLDHLGGHRPGLDACLRPHIARRRAHPGDDLLSVLCAPGPDGEPLPDEAVTGIAGTVLGAAGETTARALASFLANLLDHPRQLDLIRARPELTGAAWAESLRRDPPLQIVPRRTLEPIGPIPAGATVACLLGAAGRDPARFADPDRYDIFRADPGDLAHGTGAHHCPGAPLARLTAEAGLNALLTVLPGLRRAPGPRPRPDGLVSRSPRTLPVCLR